The proteins below come from a single Miscanthus floridulus cultivar M001 chromosome 1, ASM1932011v1, whole genome shotgun sequence genomic window:
- the LOC136502810 gene encoding long chain base biosynthesis protein 1a-like yields MDMALPVVNATAAVLARVSAAFNAPLARAVVFGVHIDGHLVVEGLLIAVIVFQLFRKSYKPPKKPLTEKEIDELCDEWEPEPLCPPIKEGARIDTPMLESAAGPHTIVDGKEVVNFASANYLGLIGNEKIIDSCIGSLEKYGVGSCGPRGFYGTIDVHLDCESKIAKFLGTPDSILYSYGISTIFSVIPAFCKKGDIIVADEGVHWAVQNGLHLSRSTVVYFKHNDMASLASTLEKLTRGNKRAEKIRRYIVVESIYQNSGQIAPLDEIVKLKEKYRFRVILEESHSFGVLGKSGRGLAEHYGVPIEKIDIITAGMGNALATDGGFCTGSVRVVDHQRLSSSGYVFSASLPPYLASAAVSAVNYLEENPSVLANLRSNIALLHKELSDTPGLEITSHVLSPIVFLKLKKSTGSPTTDLDLLETIADKVLKEDSVFIVTSKKSNLDRCKLPIGIRLFVSAGHTESDISRLSSSLKRVSASVLSDY; encoded by the exons GCCCGTGTCTCGGCTGCGTTCAATGCCCCTCTTGCCCGTGCAGTCGTCTTTGGGGTCCATATTGATG GGCACTTGGTCGTGGAAGGGCTGCTTATTGCAGTCATTGTGTTTCAGCTCTTCAGGAAGAGCTACAAACCGCCAAAGAAGCCACTCACTGAAAAG GAGattgatgagctatgtgatgagTGGGAGCCAGAGCCGCTATGCCCTCCAATCAAGGAGGGGGCCAGAATAGATACTCCAATGTTGGAAAG TGCCGCTGGACCACATACGATTGTTGATGGTAAAGAAGTTGTGAACTTTGCATCAGCAAACTACCTTGGTTTAATTGGCAACGAAAAGATTATT GATTCTTGCATTGGTTCACTGGAGAAATATGGTGTTGGGTCTTGTGGTCCACGTGGCTTTTATGGAACAATTG ATGTCCATCTTGACTGTGAGTcaaaaatagctaaattcctggggACTCCAGACTCCATTCTGTATTCATATGGGATTTCTACAATATTCAGTGTGATACCTGCCTTCTGTAAGAAAGGAGATATCATAGTCGC TGATGAGGGTGTTCACTGGGCAGTGCAAAATGGTCTCCATCTATCAAGAAGCACTGTGGTGTACTTCAAGCACAATGATATGGCTTCACTTGCAAGCACTTTGGAAAAACTTACTCGTGGAAATAAGCGTGCTGAAAAAATTAGACGCTACATTGTTGTAGAGTCCATTTACCAG AATTCTGGCCAAATTGCCCCCTTGGATGAGATTGTCAAGTTGAAGGAGAAATATCGGTTCCGTGTTATTCTGGAGGAGAGTCATTCTTTTGGGGTGCTTGGCAAGTCTGGGCGAGGCCTTGCTGAACATTATGGAGTTCCT ATTGAAAAAATTGATATCATCACTGCTGGAATGGGAAATGCATTAGCTACTGATGGTGGCTTTTGTACAGGAAGTGTCAGAGTTGTTGATCATCAG CGTCTAAGCAGCTCTGGGTATGTTTTCTCTGCATCTCTGCCACCTTATCTTGCCAGTGCTGCTGTTTCTGCCGTCAACTACCTGGAGGAGAATCCCTCAGTTCTTGCAAACCTAAGGAGCAATATTGCTCTTTTGCATAAAG AACTATCAGATACTCCAGGGCTTGAAATTACCAGCCATGTTCTGTCACCTATCGTCTTCCTTAAGCTGAAGAAATCGACTGGTTCTCCTACGACGGATCTAGACCTTCTTGAAACTATTGCTGACAAG GTCTTGAAGGAAGATTCAGTTTTCATTGTGACATCAAAGAAGTCAAATCTGGATAGGTGCAAACTCCCCATTGGAATCCGCCTGTTTGTATCAGCTGGACATACTGAATCAGACATCTCCAGGCTTTCCTCATCCTTGAAGAGGGTTTCTGCATCAGTTCTTTCAGACTATTGA